One window of Brevibacillus choshinensis genomic DNA carries:
- the fapR gene encoding transcription factor FapR produces MNLAGGVSSIARLPKKDRQTRLVQSLQENPFATDEDLAELFHVSIQTIRLDRLELGIPELRERIKSVAEKSLDPVKSLGIDEVIGEIIDLQLDSQAISVLEIKEEHVFSRTQIARGHYIFAQANSLAVAVINADVALTATARIRFVRPVRAGEKLVAKALVRSRNGDECKVRVETKVQGELVFTATFRVVGMSAVQ; encoded by the coding sequence ATGAACCTTGCTGGGGGGGTGTCGAGCATCGCCCGCTTGCCGAAAAAAGATCGCCAGACTCGATTGGTGCAATCATTGCAAGAAAATCCTTTTGCGACTGACGAGGATCTGGCTGAGTTATTTCATGTCAGTATTCAAACAATACGTTTAGACCGATTGGAATTAGGGATACCAGAGTTGCGCGAGCGGATCAAATCGGTGGCAGAGAAAAGTCTGGACCCGGTAAAGTCTCTCGGGATTGATGAAGTCATTGGTGAGATCATCGATCTGCAGCTTGATTCCCAAGCGATTTCCGTTTTGGAAATCAAGGAAGAGCACGTCTTTTCACGAACACAAATTGCTCGTGGACACTACATATTTGCTCAGGCCAACTCATTGGCTGTGGCAGTCATCAATGCGGATGTGGCACTGACAGCGACGGCGAGAATTCGCTTCGTTCGACCTGTGCGGGCGGGTGAAAAGCTAGTTGCAAAGGCACTGGTACGGAGTCGCAACGGCGATGAGTGCAAAGTACGCGTAGAGACAAAAGTGCAAGGCGAATTGGTCTTTACCGCAACGTTCCGCGTCGTCGGAATGTCAGCTGTCCAATAA
- the plsX gene encoding phosphate acyltransferase PlsX: protein MRIAVDAMGGDNAPRSTVQGALAAIKENPSITVVLVGDEQGIRSHLPGEIPANIEIVPTSEVIETDDEPVKAVRKKKNSSLVVAVQMARENLVDAAISAGNTGALMTAGLLYAGRMDGIERPALAAFIPNIKGRVTLTLDVGANMDAKPHHLLQYALMGSLYAERVLGFERPTVGLLNVGTEEGKGNELTKAVFPLLAEADLNFVGNVEARDVLQGACDVLVCDGFVGNVLLKAVEGSASTIFSQLKQEFTSSLINKVGAAILKPGLIRFKKRMDYAEYGGAPLLGLRSPVIKAHGSSDEKAIKNAIASAARFVKQDVNEIIAQALQKNSTGESE, encoded by the coding sequence TTGCGAATTGCAGTGGATGCGATGGGCGGAGACAACGCACCGCGCAGTACGGTGCAGGGAGCGTTGGCTGCCATCAAGGAAAACCCATCCATAACAGTTGTTTTGGTGGGAGATGAACAAGGCATTCGGAGCCATCTGCCGGGAGAGATTCCGGCAAACATTGAGATTGTACCTACTTCAGAAGTGATTGAAACGGATGATGAACCCGTGAAGGCAGTGCGGAAGAAGAAAAACTCTTCCCTCGTCGTAGCAGTCCAGATGGCACGCGAAAATTTGGTGGATGCTGCGATATCGGCAGGAAACACCGGTGCTCTCATGACAGCAGGGTTACTATATGCAGGGCGTATGGATGGGATCGAACGTCCAGCTCTGGCAGCCTTTATCCCGAATATTAAAGGGCGCGTGACATTGACGTTGGATGTCGGTGCCAATATGGACGCAAAACCGCATCATTTGCTGCAATATGCGCTGATGGGCAGTCTTTACGCGGAGCGCGTGCTTGGTTTTGAACGCCCGACTGTAGGACTGCTGAATGTGGGAACAGAAGAGGGCAAAGGGAACGAACTGACCAAGGCTGTCTTTCCGTTGCTTGCTGAGGCAGATCTGAATTTTGTCGGAAACGTAGAAGCTCGCGACGTCCTGCAAGGGGCATGCGATGTTCTCGTTTGCGACGGATTTGTAGGAAATGTTTTGTTAAAAGCTGTCGAAGGCTCTGCATCTACAATCTTTTCGCAGTTAAAGCAGGAGTTTACTTCCAGCCTGATTAATAAGGTAGGGGCGGCAATTCTCAAGCCAGGATTGATTCGCTTTAAAAAACGCATGGACTATGCGGAATACGGTGGAGCACCACTACTCGGCTTGCGCAGCCCTGTCATCAAGGCGCATGGGTCGTCTGATGAAAAGGCGATCAAGAATGCGATTGCCAGTGCTGCTCGCTTTGTGAAACAAGACGTCAACGAAATTATTGCGCAAGCTCTACAGAAAAATAGTACGGGAGAAAGCGAGTGA